One part of the Amaranthus tricolor cultivar Red isolate AtriRed21 chromosome 16, ASM2621246v1, whole genome shotgun sequence genome encodes these proteins:
- the LOC130802763 gene encoding 14 kDa proline-rich protein DC2.15-like — translation MATTKTRLISTIFILSLLTLSPVSKACCRCTTPTPAKDKCPIDTLKLGVCADVLGLVHVVLGNPPSGTKCCALIKGLADLEAAACLCTAIKANILGINLNIPVTLSVLLSACQKDLPDGFKCQ, via the coding sequence ATGGCTACTACCAAAACCAGGCTCATTTCCACCATTTTCATCCTCTCCCTCCTTACCCTTTCACCCGTAAGCAAGGCGTGTTGCAGATGCACCACCCCAACTCCAGCTAAGGACAAGTGCCCTATTGACACTCTTAAACTTGGTGTTTGCGCCGATGTATTAGGGCTAGTTCATGTAGTCTTAGGAAACCCTCCTTCTGGGACTAAATGTTGTGCCTTAATTAAAGGACTTGCTGATTTAGAAGCCGCTGCTTGCCTTTGTACTGCTATTAAGGCTAATATTCTTGGCATTAACTTAAATATTCCAGTTACTCTTAGTGTTCTTCTTAGTGCTTGTCAAAAAGATCTTCCTGATGGCTTCAAATGCCAATAA